Below is a window of Deltaproteobacteria bacterium DNA.
CCTCGATCCTGTCGGACATGACCCTGTAGTCGCATCCGTGCAGGGATTCCACCCCGTCGATGGTCAACACGCTGGTCCCCTGGCCGCTGATCATGGCCCCGCAGGCGTTCAGGAAATTGCAGAGATCGACGACCTCCGGTTCCCTGGCCGAGTTTTCCAGGACAGTCCGGCCCTGGGCCAGGGCCGCGGCCATGACCAGATTTTCCGTTCCACCAACCGTGGGAAAATCGAAATGAATTCTTGCTCCCTGCAGTCGGTCGCATTGCCCCTGGATGTACCCGGCCTCCAACTCGAACTTTGCCCCCATCTGCTCAAGGGCCTTGAGATGGAGGTCCACGGGCCTGGCCCCGATGGCGCACCCGCCGGGCAGGGCGACCCTGGCCCGACCCAGTCGACCCAGAAGAGGGCCCAGACAGAGGACCGAAGCCCGCATGGTCCTGACCAGATCGTAAGGGGCCTCTTCCTCGGAGGCACTGCCCTGGATCCTGACCAGATCGTCCTCGTACGTCACCCGACACCCCAACAGAGACAGCAGGCGGATGGTAGTCGTGATGTCACGCAGCCTCGGCACGTTGCGCAGGCGAACGACCTCGTCGGTCATCATGGCCGCGAACAGAATCGGCAACGAGGCGTTCTTGGATCCGCTGACCCTGATGCTGCCCTTGAGCGTGTTCCCGCCTCTGATAATGAGTTTGTCCATACTCCTCCCAAATAATCATCGTGGCCTGCCGGCAAGCATCGGACACTAGCCAAGGACGAGCCTGCCGTAAACACCGGGACCGCGTGAAAAATCGAGAAATCGGCCGGGAAAATAAACCCCAGGGCCCACAATGTTCCGGCTAAATTTCACACTCGGCCCGGCT
It encodes the following:
- the murA gene encoding UDP-N-acetylglucosamine 1-carboxyvinyltransferase: MDKLIIRGGNTLKGSIRVSGSKNASLPILFAAMMTDEVVRLRNVPRLRDITTTIRLLSLLGCRVTYEDDLVRIQGSASEEEAPYDLVRTMRASVLCLGPLLGRLGRARVALPGGCAIGARPVDLHLKALEQMGAKFELEAGYIQGQCDRLQGARIHFDFPTVGGTENLVMAAALAQGRTVLENSAREPEVVDLCNFLNACGAMISGQGTSVLTIDGVESLHGCDYRVMSDRIEAGTYMVAAAITGGELLLEDCPMADLDPVVYKLREMGVWIEERADGVLVRVDGPLNGVDVVTLPHPGFPTDMQAQIMALMCVSGGSGLIEESIFENRFMHVLELVRMGAKIRLTGQSALVRGVERLQGAPVMASDLRASACLVLAGLAAEGVTEVRRIYHLDRGYERMEVKLQSVGADIERVPE